The sequence tgatgtTTGTTTTTCGTACCGTCGAAAGCTTTAGAagtatatacaaaaaaaatcaaaaagataCACAAACGGGAAGACATCAGCAAGTTTACTCTATTCAGCAGTAGTACAAAGGAGGCAACATAGCATCATGGGTAATGGAATGAATAAGGTAATGAACTCATTATTATATCATGAGAGCTTGGATCTTAGAAGTGTGGGGATTACATTATTTGATGATGCTTTCGTTGGTGTGCAATTCAAGATACGGATGAAAAATaacgctttgatctgcttcttgTTTTTCTATGCTATCTACGTTCAACTGACAGGTGATGCCGGGTTTGTTCATTGGCAATTACAGAGACTCAAAAGACTATCAACAGTTGGACCGTTTCCAAATCACGCACATTGTCTCAATACATGATAGCCCACGGCGTTTTCATCCGGTAAGTGTCTTTGGATTTCATCATATGCATACGATCTTCCTCCTAATTGAATGGAGACGCACGGTTCTCCTTCTAGAAACGGCTTTTCTCGGACTACCTGCAAAGTCCTGAAATgatgaattttcgtttttttttgcttgacaGGACAAGCACTACCTCTGTGTGATGGCTGCCGATACGCCAGaccaaaatttgtctcagtattTTTCCGTCTGCAATGATTTCATACATGCTGCGCGTCTGAAGGATGGCAATGTGTTGATTCATTGTTTAGCCGGGATGTCCCGCTCGGTCACGGTTGCCGTTGCCTACATTATGACCGTCACGCCGCTCAACTGGAAGGAAGCCCTTAAGGTAGTCCGTGCTGGTCGCGCCATTGCTAATCCCAATCTAGGCTTCCAAAATCAGTTGCAGGAGTTTGAGACTAGCAAACTGTTGGACGTAAGTTAGACAATCGTGTACATCGACTCGATGTCTCTAATCGGTGACATCTCACTATAATCGTCATTTGTTTTCAGGAACGAAAACGGCTCAAAGAACGCTTTCCCAGTTTAGCACTGGAAGACAACGATAGAGAGCAATGTTTTGTAGCTTTAgatcattttgaaattttgttagaAAATAAAGGTGTTTGTGAAGGCCAATGCAAGTTTGGGAAAGACTGTCCAACAGGTGAGAGTAGTCCTTGTTTTTTTCCCCACCTGCTGCCGTCCTTTTGAATACCGTAGCTTATTCCTAGCATCATCTGTGTAAATATCGCATCGAAGCTACCGCCGCTGTAGAGAATTGTGTTGTTCAGCTTATCGCTCATCATTTCATTTCGTTTTTACCTTTTCACTTTACAGCTATTCTCATTATCAATTCATAAAAAAACGCTACCTTCTTCAGCAAAACCAAGACATTATCACCCCAAAAGGCAATCGCTTGATCACATATTCGTACCAAACGAAAGCGCGAGTAAAACATTCATGTAAACACTTAGCACCATCTTAGCTCTCATTTTcactatttgaaaaataaatgtaGTGCGAAAAAGGACGCATTTTGAATCAGTTAGTTGTACGAATTGTGTACAGGAATCTGCCGCTCGGAATCGCGTGGGCTCCGCAGGAAGGCAACCCCACCGTCCCCGAGAAAGCAATACAATCTAACCGCGTCGCCGTCAAGCTCATCCCAGCTGTCGGTACGTAGCTTGTCGGCGGTCCAATCCTGCCCAACATCCCCTCGGAGTTCGAAAACCGGCAACAATCCACGGGCAGCTGGAAACCATACTGCCGAGCTCGATCTGGATGAACTAAGCGATTTACGGCGCAGCTCCAGCATTGTCAGTACTTATCGTCCACGGAGCGTTCCTTCCGGACTGTACTCGTACACAGGTTAGTTGGTTAGACTAGTGGTACGATtagttttgtaagttttagcttcaagcgaaaacgatatgAAGTGTATGTGCAATATTTGGCTACATCTCAATGCGAGTAATTGATTCTTCTTCTTCCTAAGTGGAATCATCTTATTTGAGATGACGAGCGTTGATTGCCAGTAAATTTTCGATTATAAATCAATGCAGTTTACAACCTATTATTAGTCTCGTATTACCGCAACACAGAGTCACCTCAACATggatggaaattttttctttctcgcgaaaatAGTCCGAAACTCATCCAAGCTTTAAGCTCAGTCAATATGATCTTCGAAAGCCATAGGAACGAATTATGACTTTCCGTcataaatacagggtgattttttaagagcttgagaacttttttaaacaataaaacgcataaaatttgcaaaatctcatcggttctttattttaaacgttagattggtacatgacatttactttttgaagataatttcatttaaatgttgaccgcggctgcgtcttaggtggtccattcggaaagtccaattttgggcaactttttcgagcatttcggccggaatagcccgaatttcttcggaaatgttgtcttccaaagctggaatagttactggcttatttctgtagactttagacttgacgtagccccacaaaaaatagtctaaaggcgtcaaatcgcatgatcttggtggccaacttaccggtccatttcttgagatgaattgttctccgaagttttccctcaaaatggccatagaatcgcaagctgtgtggcatgtagcgccatcttgttgaaaccacatgtcaaccaagttcagttcttccatttttggcaacaaaaagtttgttagcagcgaacgatagcgatcgccattcactgtaacgttgcgtccaacagcatctttgaaaaaatacggtccaatgattccaccagcgtacaaaccacaccaaacagtgcatttttcgggatgcatgggcagttcttgaacggcttctggttgctcttcactccaaatgcggcaattttgcttatttacgtagccattcaaccagaaatgagcctcatcgctgaacaaaatttgtcgataaaaaagcggactttccgaatggaccacctaagacgcagccgcggtcaacatttaaatgaaattatcttcaaaaagtaaatgtcatgtaccaatctaacgtttaaaataaagaaccgatgagattttgcaaattttatgcgttttattgtttaaaaaagttctcaagctcttaaaaaatcaccctgtattataaACTTTCAGAGAGCCTTATGAAAATCGACAAAAATATTCAACTGAATTTAGTAGGGCTCGTTTTATGAGAATCATTATGCAATACAGGAAAGAAGATAATTTAAATGGAAACCAATCTACACCAATCCATATAATACTTGTGATTGTATTTGATGCATGATAATTCTCCGAAAAATTCTCTACACAGTAAATTTTAAGAATAgtatcttttttttcataaatacgtttatttcataggcaatatacataaggttTTCTTCGccgtccacaatacatagtactttaaaccgaaTACATTCCGAATATCATATAAGTAtgatggtattcattagttattctaaacaatgtttttatcaagcgagtagctattttaaattacattaactaAAAGAacgtttattttgtacatgattttataactatttcaagtttatttgtatcagttcatcacttttattcaatatcatatagttggctattggttgaactaatagaagagaaaggggtctaacataaaataaaatttaaattggaactcctatggacctaatgaaatgataaagaagtttcatgtcaggaaggtcacgacaagcaagaatgtcgcgatctgggacattggatagtttaccttgagtacgcaagaaatttattagttgagatttgacatcacgatactccacgcatgtccaaacgacatgatcaatatcgcgataaccttcgccacaagcacaatgattagtctcggaaagtccagttcgaaggagatgtgcatctaacgtgtagtgattggacatgagtctggacatcacacgaatgaagtctctactcacatccagtcccctgaaccatgcctttgtcgatattttaggtataattgagtgcatccactgacccagatcatctttatcccaagaagtttgccagctggcaagtgttctttggcgagacacgctatataattcgttgaaagcaatcggtctctcataaatttcaccctcaatagcaccacgtttggctaaaatatcggctctttcattgcgtggaatggagcaatgagccgggacccaaactattgtggtttgataattattattcaatgtgTCGTTCAGGCATtgctttattttgcccaagaaaaacggttcatttatgccagcagcgtttgaacgaatggcttcaattgcactcagactatctgtgaagagaaaataatggtttggagataatgtgacgatttaactcaaactataatgaactgctgctaactctgctatataaacagatgcatgtttttgaagcctaaatgaagccgaaacattattgttgaatataccaaacccagtagcctcttcaattcgtgatccgtccgtgtaaaatattttctcagagtcaatatgcctgaacttacttgtcaatatttttgggatttacaACGAGCGTAGATGTTCCGAGATTCCACGCGATTCCAC comes from Malaya genurostris strain Urasoe2022 chromosome 3, Malgen_1.1, whole genome shotgun sequence and encodes:
- the LOC131434966 gene encoding uncharacterized protein DDB_G0271670 isoform X1, translating into MGNGMNKVMPGLFIGNYRDSKDYQQLDRFQITHIVSIHDSPRRFHPDKHYLCVMAADTPDQNLSQYFSVCNDFIHAARLKDGNVLIHCLAGMSRSVTVAVAYIMTVTPLNWKEALKVVRAGRAIANPNLGFQNQLQEFETSKLLDERKRLKERFPSLALEDNDREQCFVALDHFEILLENKGVCEGQCKFGKDCPTGICRSESRGLRRKATPPSPRKQYNLTASPSSSSQLSVRSLSAVQSCPTSPRSSKTGNNPRAAGNHTAELDLDELSDLRRSSSIVSTYRPRSVPSGLYSYTGSAPPSIHGSRVDLTGSVKNTGSAIYLGTSSPSGAASPAVSRRVSLRSTPKSTPKSTPDSSPKPSPKKSASKATTKSRANTTTAKAAITVTTTTITSTTISDPSTTTTTTTITSTTSTSTITTNSKSSSTSSAKVAVSSKSTTSKQDASTAASSNSTNAIISTTKSTSTKTFVKASSSKQSLNVLTRDSNASGNKSKKSALVNMESSLQTEKVTKK
- the LOC131434966 gene encoding uncharacterized protein DDB_G0271670 isoform X2; protein product: MPGLFIGNYRDSKDYQQLDRFQITHIVSIHDSPRRFHPDKHYLCVMAADTPDQNLSQYFSVCNDFIHAARLKDGNVLIHCLAGMSRSVTVAVAYIMTVTPLNWKEALKVVRAGRAIANPNLGFQNQLQEFETSKLLDERKRLKERFPSLALEDNDREQCFVALDHFEILLENKGVCEGQCKFGKDCPTGICRSESRGLRRKATPPSPRKQYNLTASPSSSSQLSVRSLSAVQSCPTSPRSSKTGNNPRAAGNHTAELDLDELSDLRRSSSIVSTYRPRSVPSGLYSYTGSAPPSIHGSRVDLTGSVKNTGSAIYLGTSSPSGAASPAVSRRVSLRSTPKSTPKSTPDSSPKPSPKKSASKATTKSRANTTTAKAAITVTTTTITSTTISDPSTTTTTTTITSTTSTSTITTNSKSSSTSSAKVAVSSKSTTSKQDASTAASSNSTNAIISTTKSTSTKTFVKASSSKQSLNVLTRDSNASGNKSKKSALVNMESSLQTEKVTKK